Proteins from one Acropora muricata isolate sample 2 chromosome 9, ASM3666990v1, whole genome shotgun sequence genomic window:
- the LOC136929999 gene encoding actin-related protein 2/3 complex subunit 4: MAATLRPYLNAVRSTLTASMCLENFDSQVVERHNKPEVEVRSGKELLLTPVVISRNEREKVLIEGSINSLRISIAVKQADEIEKILCKKFMRFMMMRAEHFVILRRKPVEGYDISFLITNFHTEQMFKHKLVDFVIQFMEDIDKEISEMKLAVNARARICAEEFLKNF; the protein is encoded by the coding sequence ATGGCTGCAACTCTACGTCCTTACCTTAATGCGGTTCGTTCAACTCTAACAGCATCCATGTGCTTGGAAAACTTTGATTCTCAAGTCGTGGAAAGGCATAACAAACCAGAAGTGGAGGTCCGCAGCGGCAAGGAGTTACTGCTAACACCAGTCGTTATAAGCCGAAACGAGAGAGAGAAAGTTCTTATTGAAGGTTCCATCAATTCCCTCAGGATAAGCATCGCAGTAAAGCAGGCTGACGAGATAGAGAAGATTCTTTGCAAGAAATTCATGCGTTTTATGATGATGCGGGCCGAACATTTTGTGATTCTCCGAAGAAAGCCTGTGGAAGGGTACGACATCAGTTTCTTGATAACCAATTTTCACACAGAGCAGATGTTTAAGCACAAACTCGTGGATTTTGTCATTCAGTTTATGGAAGACATTGACAAGGAGATCAGTGAAATGAAACTGGCTGTCAATGCAAGAGCACGTATCTGTGCCGAGGAATTCCTCAAGAACTTCTAG